One region of Chryseobacterium sp. SORGH_AS_0447 genomic DNA includes:
- a CDS encoding ADP-ribosylglycohydrolase family protein produces the protein MENLVKAGIFGVCVGDALGVPVEFRSREPLKSSPVTTMRSMGTHHQPAGTWSDDGSLTLCLADSLCKEYNPEDMALKFLQWYNAEIWTPHGRVFDIGIATSQAIHRIGKGTFPTLCGGNSEFDNGNGSLMRILPLAFYIKDLPIEKRFDTVKEVSSITHGHIRSVLACFIYLELVLELLEGKDKWEAYRTMQNTVQEFLNFHPICSQDEMDKFHRILELKVGDYELDPLYTLREEEISSSGYVLHSLEASLWCFLNSENYSEAVSKAVNLGEDTDTTGAITGGLAGIYYGFENIPEEWVVMLARKEDIENLCIRLENKLMK, from the coding sequence ATGGAAAATCTTGTGAAAGCCGGAATTTTCGGTGTCTGTGTGGGTGATGCGCTGGGCGTGCCGGTGGAGTTTAGAAGCAGGGAACCGCTGAAAAGTTCTCCGGTTACTACGATGAGATCCATGGGAACTCACCACCAGCCCGCCGGAACATGGAGTGATGACGGTTCGTTAACCTTATGTCTTGCTGACAGTCTTTGCAAAGAATATAATCCGGAAGATATGGCGCTGAAGTTTCTGCAATGGTACAATGCGGAGATCTGGACACCTCACGGAAGGGTTTTCGACATCGGAATCGCCACCTCACAAGCCATTCACAGAATAGGCAAGGGAACTTTCCCTACTTTATGCGGCGGAAATTCGGAATTCGATAATGGGAATGGTTCTTTAATGAGAATTTTGCCATTGGCCTTCTATATCAAAGATCTTCCGATTGAAAAACGTTTTGATACGGTAAAAGAGGTTTCCAGCATTACACATGGGCATATCCGATCTGTGTTGGCTTGTTTTATTTATCTGGAACTGGTTCTGGAACTTTTGGAAGGAAAAGACAAATGGGAAGCTTATCGCACAATGCAGAATACAGTTCAAGAATTTTTAAATTTTCATCCGATCTGCTCGCAGGACGAAATGGACAAGTTCCATCGTATTCTGGAATTAAAAGTAGGTGACTATGAACTGGATCCGTTATACACTTTACGAGAGGAAGAAATAAGTTCTTCAGGCTATGTCCTTCACAGCCTGGAAGCATCCTTATGGTGTTTCCTGAATTCGGAAAACTATTCCGAAGCGGTTTCAAAAGCAGTAAATCTGGGAGAAGATACCGATACCACCGGAGCCATCACCGGCGGGCTTGCAGGAATTTATTATGGTTTTGAAAATATTCCTGAAGAATGGGTAGTAATGTTGGCTAGAAAGGAGGATATTGAAAACCTTTGTATTAGATTAGAAAACAAATTAATGAAATAA
- a CDS encoding ADP-ribosylglycohydrolase family protein, whose amino-acid sequence MEDKHSLASKSLTGISIGDAFGESFFGKESFVKSHIHQRIIPEGNLDFTDDTIMAIAVFRSLEKFGEIDQDFLAGEFTKNYYLDTNRGYGPSIHRYFREVKSGEHWKEVSYAKFEGQGSMGNGGAMRAAVIGAYFYDDFARLKENAERSCEVTHANREAIEGTKAIALAAAFAVREKMGIEILDQQDFIRNIRNELSDSDLKSKLNKCLYLDGNPSIKLLVKTLGNGTGMTAQDTVPLVIWMLSRYRSNFEECLWNTVSALGDRDTTCAMAGGVSILCCEENTIPEWIVTIENWKKSRFYEH is encoded by the coding sequence ATGGAAGATAAACACTCGCTTGCTTCGAAATCGCTGACGGGAATATCCATCGGCGATGCTTTCGGTGAAAGTTTTTTTGGCAAGGAAAGTTTTGTGAAAAGCCATATTCATCAAAGGATTATTCCTGAAGGTAATCTGGATTTCACCGATGATACGATCATGGCCATTGCCGTGTTCAGATCATTAGAGAAATTCGGGGAAATCGACCAGGATTTTCTGGCGGGAGAGTTTACTAAAAATTATTATTTAGACACCAACCGCGGATACGGACCTTCCATACACCGGTATTTCAGAGAAGTAAAAAGCGGTGAGCACTGGAAAGAAGTTTCTTATGCCAAATTTGAAGGACAGGGTTCTATGGGAAACGGCGGAGCCATGAGAGCTGCTGTAATCGGGGCTTATTTTTATGATGATTTTGCCAGGCTCAAAGAAAATGCGGAGCGGTCGTGCGAAGTGACTCACGCTAACCGGGAAGCCATAGAAGGGACAAAAGCCATTGCCCTGGCTGCCGCCTTTGCTGTCAGGGAAAAAATGGGAATCGAAATATTGGATCAGCAGGATTTCATCCGAAACATTCGAAACGAACTAAGTGATTCCGACCTGAAAAGCAAACTGAACAAATGCTTATATTTAGACGGAAATCCCAGTATAAAATTGTTGGTGAAAACATTAGGAAACGGAACCGGGATGACGGCCCAGGATACGGTGCCGCTGGTTATCTGGATGCTTTCCCGGTACAGAAGCAATTTTGAAGAATGTCTTTGGAATACCGTTTCTGCATTAGGCGACCGGGATACGACCTGCGCCATGGCCGGAGGCGTAAGCATTCTGTGCTGTGAGGAAAACACAATCCCGGAATGGATAGTCACTATTGAAAACTGGAAAAAAAGCAGATTTTATGAACATTGA
- a CDS encoding O-acetyl-ADP-ribose deacetylase, which produces MNIEFIKGDITKIQADAIVNAANSSLLGGGGVDGAIHRAGGKQILEECIEIRNRQGKCNTGEAVVTTAGNLPAQYVIHTVGPVWNGDEEKCFSLLENCYKNSLKLAESLGVKTIAFPNISTGVYRFPKEAAGKIAVETVKNFRSDTIEKIIFVCFDDENEAVYQKLL; this is translated from the coding sequence ATGAACATTGAATTTATTAAAGGTGACATCACCAAAATACAGGCAGATGCCATCGTGAATGCGGCCAATTCTTCCTTGCTGGGCGGCGGCGGGGTAGACGGAGCGATTCACCGGGCCGGCGGAAAGCAGATACTGGAAGAATGTATCGAAATCAGGAACAGGCAGGGGAAATGCAATACCGGAGAAGCGGTGGTAACGACAGCCGGTAATCTTCCGGCGCAATATGTCATTCATACCGTTGGGCCGGTCTGGAACGGAGACGAAGAGAAGTGCTTCTCCTTGCTAGAGAACTGCTATAAAAATTCACTCAAACTGGCTGAAAGCCTGGGCGTGAAAACCATAGCTTTCCCCAACATCAGCACTGGCGTCTATCGTTTTCCGAAAGAAGCGGCAGGAAAAATTGCCGTAGAAACGGTAAAGAATTTCAGATCAGACACCATCGAAAAAATTATTTTCGTCTGCTTCGATGATGAAAATGAAGCGGTTTACCAAAAGCTGTTATAA
- a CDS encoding NAD-dependent deacylase, whose product MKKLTILTGAGISAESGIKTFRDGDGLWENHSITDVASPEGWRRDRALVLEFYNQRRRQLHEVEPNEAHHLLAELEKYFDVQIITQNIDDLHERAGSTNILHLHGELFKSCSSNNKNLTYEHKKDINIGDKAEDGSQLRPFIVWFGEDVPLMREATQMAKEADIFLVIGTSLQVYPAAGLLHDIKDDCLLIVINPNETNFGYGQRAVVMKETATQGMKLLFDKLVNLA is encoded by the coding sequence ATGAAAAAACTAACCATATTAACCGGCGCCGGAATCAGCGCCGAGAGCGGAATAAAAACCTTCAGAGACGGAGACGGACTTTGGGAAAATCATAGCATTACCGATGTAGCCAGTCCGGAAGGATGGCGCAGAGACCGGGCACTGGTCCTGGAGTTTTACAACCAGCGGCGCCGCCAGCTTCATGAAGTGGAACCTAACGAGGCCCACCATTTACTGGCGGAACTGGAAAAATATTTCGACGTTCAGATCATTACCCAGAACATCGATGACCTGCACGAAAGAGCCGGCTCAACCAATATCCTGCATCTTCACGGCGAGCTCTTCAAATCCTGTTCAAGCAACAACAAGAACCTGACCTATGAGCATAAAAAGGACATCAACATCGGTGATAAGGCAGAAGACGGGTCACAGCTAAGGCCGTTCATCGTTTGGTTCGGGGAAGATGTTCCGTTGATGAGGGAAGCCACCCAAATGGCGAAAGAAGCCGATATTTTCTTGGTCATCGGAACCTCTTTGCAGGTCTACCCGGCAGCCGGACTGCTTCACGACATTAAGGACGACTGTCTGTTGATTGTAATCAATCCCAACGAAACGAACTTCGGCTACGGGCAGAGAGCAGTAGTTATGAAAGAAACGGCAACCCAGGGAATGAAACTGTTGTTTGATAAACTGGTAAACCTTGCTTGA
- a CDS encoding RNA 2'-phosphotransferase, protein MNEQHKKRISKFLSLVLRHKPEVINLTLDENGWAAVDELMEKCAKHERSFTLEELIEMVETNDKKRFIFNDDKTRIRANQGHSIDIDLALQPQQPPEFLYHGTAEANIPSILKSGIEKRSRQHVHLSQDKDTATKVGMRHGKPVILTIETGKMREAGIPFYLSENNVWLTDFVDAKYILK, encoded by the coding sequence ATAAACGAACAACATAAAAAAAGAATCAGCAAATTTCTGAGTCTGGTTCTGAGACACAAACCTGAAGTGATCAACCTGACCCTGGATGAAAACGGCTGGGCAGCGGTGGATGAGCTGATGGAAAAGTGCGCAAAGCACGAAAGAAGCTTTACGCTGGAAGAATTGATCGAAATGGTGGAAACCAATGACAAGAAAAGATTTATTTTCAACGACGATAAAACAAGGATCAGGGCGAATCAGGGACACTCGATCGATATTGATCTGGCTTTACAGCCACAACAGCCGCCGGAATTCCTCTATCACGGGACAGCCGAAGCAAATATCCCTTCGATTCTGAAAAGCGGGATTGAGAAAAGAAGCCGTCAGCATGTTCATTTAAGTCAGGATAAAGATACTGCCACCAAAGTGGGGATGCGCCACGGAAAGCCGGTGATCTTAACCATAGAAACCGGAAAAATGCGTGAAGCCGGGATCCCGTTCTATCTTTCCGAAAACAACGTCTGGCTGACGGATTTTGTGGACGCCAAATATATTTTGAAATAA
- a CDS encoding DUF4291 domain-containing protein, which produces MKLKLKNYKEQIQDWPQEGHHLMAQYDDEKIIVYQSYRKAIGEFAVKNQYFGGPFSLERMTWIKPNFLWMMYRNGWGTKEGQEYVLAIHLKMDAFRKYLENAVYSSYNDQLGISREEWQDKVKESSARLQWDPDHDPFGAKQERRAIQIGLKNELIRSFAKEDLILIENISEFVKEQHQFVLNGDLDQLMLPEEKPLLFDDEVLNNKLRLK; this is translated from the coding sequence GACTGGCCGCAGGAAGGACATCATCTTATGGCGCAATATGATGATGAAAAGATTATCGTGTACCAGTCTTACCGAAAAGCCATCGGGGAATTTGCCGTAAAGAATCAGTATTTCGGAGGGCCTTTTAGCCTGGAAAGGATGACCTGGATCAAGCCGAACTTCCTCTGGATGATGTACCGGAACGGCTGGGGGACAAAAGAAGGACAGGAATACGTGCTGGCCATTCACCTGAAAATGGATGCTTTCAGAAAATATCTGGAAAACGCCGTCTATTCTTCCTACAATGACCAGTTGGGCATTTCCAGGGAAGAATGGCAGGATAAGGTTAAAGAATCTTCTGCCAGGCTGCAGTGGGATCCGGATCATGATCCTTTTGGGGCAAAGCAGGAAAGAAGAGCGATCCAGATCGGTTTGAAAAATGAACTGATCCGATCGTTTGCCAAAGAAGATCTCATTTTAATTGAAAATATTTCAGAATTTGTGAAAGAACAGCATCAGTTTGTTTTGAATGGTGATTTGGATCAGCTGATGTTGCCTGAAGAAAAACCGCTGTTATTTGATGATGAGGTTCTGAATAATAAATTAAGGCTAAAATAA